One window of Candidatus Kryptoniota bacterium genomic DNA carries:
- a CDS encoding GNAT family N-acetyltransferase, with product MNCIIETQRLCLRLWEEKDRETFRVMNSDPQVMEYFPKTLTVNESDEFLDGVIDRISKKGYGFWAMEVKDGGQFAGYIGFNDATFPSYLTPCVEIAWRLTKNMWGKGYATEGAKACLKHGFEVIGFKEIYSFTSTLNKRSEKVMVKIGMKKMGEFNHPQVELESPLRKHVLYRVTREDYLTSSTSRDQR from the coding sequence ATGAATTGCATAATTGAAACGCAACGACTCTGTCTGAGATTATGGGAAGAAAAAGACAGAGAGACATTCAGGGTGATGAATTCTGATCCGCAAGTCATGGAATATTTTCCCAAGACGCTGACTGTCAACGAAAGCGATGAGTTCCTGGACGGAGTTATAGACCGGATCTCGAAAAAGGGTTATGGATTCTGGGCAATGGAGGTAAAAGATGGAGGGCAATTCGCCGGCTACATCGGATTCAACGACGCGACTTTTCCAAGTTACCTCACACCTTGCGTCGAAATAGCGTGGAGGCTGACGAAGAATATGTGGGGGAAAGGATATGCAACCGAAGGCGCGAAGGCTTGCCTCAAGCATGGCTTCGAAGTCATCGGCTTCAAGGAGATCTACTCATTCACCTCAACATTAAACAAGCGGTCCGAAAAAGTTATGGTTAAGATCGGGATGAAAAAGATGGGGGAATTCAATCATCCTCAAGTCGAATTGGAGAGCCCGCTCAGAAAACATGTTTTGTACAGGGTTACCAGAGAGGATTATCTCACGAGTTCCACGTCCCGCGATCAGCGTTAA
- a CDS encoding DUF3108 domain-containing protein — MNTNPRNVRKQGHKSLIAAVRSVFLLVVLLQVSQAQWYVNNSNYNEAPFKVGEQLQFKVKWGFVRLGSVFMYQERVSQQDPQLYRLVARARSAAGLPFVNVDLINRATLSSHNPRNCDFRFIDNSSARSGADFSYDSCTSIETMTGIDDGKDTTTTKIYCEEQCFDALGFMMFVRALSGSGYRLTVPLIMQNCLKKTQIIFHKEIEKITIGLSDEPVLAHRFETTGDWSDSHSAGMNGKMTGWTSADSAAVPLLVEMKIAVGSVRVELESFTREGWVPPVASRSTDTIAIVRRGEK, encoded by the coding sequence ATGAACACAAATCCAAGAAACGTGAGAAAACAAGGTCACAAGTCTTTGATTGCAGCCGTGCGGTCGGTTTTTCTTCTCGTGGTCCTTTTGCAGGTTTCTCAGGCTCAGTGGTATGTGAACAACTCGAACTACAATGAAGCGCCCTTCAAAGTCGGAGAGCAACTGCAGTTCAAAGTGAAGTGGGGATTTGTCCGACTCGGTAGTGTTTTCATGTATCAGGAGCGAGTGAGTCAGCAAGACCCGCAGCTGTACAGGCTCGTCGCACGAGCCCGCTCCGCTGCCGGACTCCCGTTCGTGAACGTGGACCTGATTAACCGGGCGACACTCTCCTCACATAATCCCCGAAACTGCGATTTCAGATTCATAGACAACAGCAGCGCAAGAAGCGGTGCGGATTTCTCCTATGATTCTTGCACGAGCATCGAAACGATGACAGGCATAGACGACGGCAAAGACACAACCACCACAAAAATTTATTGCGAAGAGCAATGCTTCGACGCGCTCGGATTTATGATGTTTGTCCGAGCCCTATCAGGTTCAGGATATCGGCTAACTGTTCCGCTCATCATGCAAAATTGCCTGAAGAAGACTCAGATAATCTTCCATAAAGAAATCGAGAAGATAACTATCGGACTGTCCGACGAACCGGTTCTTGCACACAGATTTGAAACAACCGGAGACTGGTCCGACTCTCATTCCGCGGGGATGAATGGAAAGATGACCGGCTGGACAAGTGCCGACTCTGCGGCTGTACCGCTCCTCGTCGAGATGAAGATTGCAGTCGGGAGTGTCAGGGTTGAGCTTGAGTCTTTCACGCGTGAGGGCTGGGTCCCACCAGTCGCATCGAGGTCCACCGACACAATCGCGATCGTAAGGAGAGGCGAAAAATGA
- a CDS encoding CPBP family intramembrane glutamic endopeptidase, whose amino-acid sequence MTYKSEIARLKTFTGSDDFKPSVILILAALVPAAHKYFMWLGTHSSSGNILGIRSDVAVMFAGLFILFGVMPALIIRYLFHEGLREYGITAGNWRDGAMTVLILFPLIALLLLYPSSFNPEMRMAFPYDKSAGNSLHAFARFESLRGIFFYPAWEFFFWGFLLFGLRRSVGDNLAICIQTIPSCMWHIGGPGGELFASIAGGILFGMMALRTKSILWPFILHFLIGVTTDFFVVISSVRIG is encoded by the coding sequence ATGACATACAAATCTGAAATCGCCCGCTTAAAAACCTTCACGGGCTCCGACGATTTCAAACCCTCGGTGATTTTGATCCTGGCGGCGCTAGTTCCTGCAGCCCACAAATATTTCATGTGGCTTGGGACTCATTCGTCCTCAGGAAATATTCTCGGCATCAGGTCCGACGTGGCTGTCATGTTCGCCGGTTTGTTTATTTTGTTCGGCGTAATGCCGGCTCTGATTATCCGTTACCTTTTCCACGAAGGATTAAGAGAATACGGAATCACGGCAGGCAATTGGAGAGATGGTGCCATGACTGTGTTGATCCTCTTTCCGTTGATAGCTCTCCTGCTCCTTTACCCTTCTTCCTTCAATCCGGAAATGCGGATGGCGTTCCCTTACGACAAGTCCGCCGGGAATTCCCTACATGCCTTCGCAAGATTCGAATCGTTACGCGGGATTTTCTTTTACCCCGCATGGGAGTTTTTCTTCTGGGGATTCCTTCTGTTCGGCCTCCGCCGGAGTGTCGGAGACAACCTGGCAATTTGCATCCAGACAATCCCGTCCTGCATGTGGCACATCGGTGGTCCGGGGGGCGAGCTCTTCGCTTCCATCGCAGGCGGCATCCTCTTCGGCATGATGGCGCTCCGCACAAAGTCTATCCTCTGGCCGTTCATTCTTCATTTCTTGATCGGCGTAACAACCGACTTTTTCGTGGTCATCAGTAGCGTGAGGATCGGCTGA
- a CDS encoding 5'-nucleotidase C-terminal domain-containing protein — MIIKTAMRLALVIAMSWITAVAQTDTITIIHVNDSHSNLSPLGPRDASLHGTVGGIARVATVLKNARETEPNVMFLHAGDFSIGDVYFNAYLGMPELSILQQLGLDAMTVGNHEFDLTPDVFAFELSSVFDTSAAFPVLSANLVYPPDTLQALHKYVKPYTIKTLGGLKVGIIGLTTPETNLLSLPAPVFVDTNFIQTAAAYVDTLKNKGCGVVILLSHLGLAFDEAVASYVPGIDVIVGGHDHYVLTQPVPVVNPSSDTTWIVQAGAFYEYAGKLRLRITSGRAHLLDYQLIHLDNTIPEDQTISAIVDGLDAGMQSVVGQDIYNMIFNKTSYVKSDFTEVADSLSNPGLHDTPVGDLVTDAFRALTGTDIAITAGGSTAQPLHHGPVTGQDIYRMISYGYNTDNGFGYRLATFKLSGEDLIKGLEYTLGTIEANDEFFMQVSGMRYSYVAGQNPGQRVYSVNVGGAAINPTKMYTVTSNEFVLGMISGVIAPQMGMTVVDPHVMPDTTEFQAVYAYAAAADTLVPAARRRVIEGPVDGVPVSGKYLPKTFSLNQNYPNPFNPSTTISFSLPEKSFVTLKVYNVLGVEMATLAESVFAPGDHSVIWNADRFPSGVYFCRIEAGRFQAVKKMMFVK; from the coding sequence ATGATTATCAAAACCGCAATGCGGCTCGCGCTGGTTATCGCGATGTCATGGATCACTGCTGTGGCCCAGACGGACACGATAACAATCATCCATGTGAACGATTCGCATTCGAACCTCTCACCTCTCGGCCCTCGGGACGCCAGTCTTCATGGCACGGTCGGTGGTATTGCGAGAGTCGCCACAGTCCTGAAGAACGCCAGGGAGACCGAACCGAATGTAATGTTCCTTCATGCGGGCGATTTCTCCATAGGCGACGTTTATTTTAATGCTTACCTTGGAATGCCGGAGCTGTCGATCCTGCAGCAACTTGGCCTTGATGCGATGACGGTGGGAAATCACGAGTTCGATCTCACGCCGGATGTTTTCGCTTTCGAGCTCTCCTCAGTATTTGACACCTCGGCGGCATTTCCTGTTCTCTCCGCTAACCTGGTTTATCCGCCGGACACACTTCAAGCCCTTCACAAGTACGTGAAGCCTTACACGATTAAGACTCTCGGAGGACTAAAGGTCGGAATCATCGGTCTCACCACTCCTGAGACGAATCTGCTTTCGCTCCCGGCACCCGTCTTTGTCGACACGAACTTCATCCAGACGGCAGCGGCGTATGTCGATACGTTGAAGAACAAAGGGTGCGGAGTCGTAATTCTTCTGTCTCATCTCGGGCTGGCATTCGACGAGGCAGTGGCCTCTTACGTCCCCGGGATAGACGTGATCGTCGGCGGCCATGACCATTATGTTCTGACGCAGCCGGTACCGGTGGTCAATCCGTCGTCGGATACGACATGGATCGTGCAGGCAGGCGCGTTTTATGAATACGCGGGGAAACTCCGCCTGCGCATCACTTCCGGGAGGGCGCACCTTCTTGATTATCAGCTGATCCATCTCGATAACACTATCCCCGAAGATCAAACCATCTCGGCAATCGTCGACGGCCTCGACGCCGGAATGCAATCCGTGGTCGGCCAGGATATTTATAATATGATTTTCAACAAGACGAGTTACGTGAAGAGCGATTTCACCGAGGTCGCGGATTCCCTATCGAATCCCGGACTGCACGACACCCCTGTCGGCGATCTAGTGACGGACGCTTTTCGTGCGCTCACGGGAACAGACATCGCGATTACCGCGGGCGGATCGACGGCTCAGCCTCTGCATCATGGACCGGTCACCGGGCAGGACATTTATAGAATGATAAGTTACGGCTACAACACGGATAACGGTTTCGGTTACCGGCTTGCGACATTTAAACTCTCCGGCGAAGATCTGATAAAAGGTCTCGAGTACACTCTCGGGACAATAGAAGCGAACGACGAGTTCTTCATGCAGGTTTCCGGAATGAGATATTCGTACGTTGCAGGTCAAAATCCCGGTCAGCGTGTGTACTCGGTAAACGTCGGCGGTGCTGCGATCAATCCAACCAAGATGTACACCGTCACTTCAAATGAATTTGTTCTTGGAATGATATCAGGTGTCATCGCACCGCAAATGGGAATGACCGTCGTGGATCCTCACGTCATGCCTGACACGACAGAATTCCAGGCAGTATACGCCTACGCCGCAGCTGCAGACACGCTCGTGCCGGCGGCCCGCCGCAGAGTTATCGAAGGCCCTGTCGACGGGGTTCCGGTGAGCGGAAAATACCTTCCGAAGACTTTCTCGCTGAATCAGAATTACCCGAATCCATTCAACCCTTCAACGACGATCAGTTTTTCGCTTCCTGAAAAATCATTCGTGACGCTCAAAGTGTATAATGTTCTGGGCGTGGAAATGGCAACTCTGGCCGAAAGTGTTTTTGCTCCCGGAGATCACTCAGTAATATGGAACGCTGATCGGTTCCCGAGCGGCGTTTACTTCTGCCGTATCGAAGCCGGGCGCTTCCAGGCGGTTAAGAAAATGATGTTTGTAAAATAA
- a CDS encoding FtsX-like permease family protein, whose amino-acid sequence MSIMKNTLRYSLKSVMKQPVRTLFTIGSGSLCATLMLFLLSVYRGVEVGSMTYINRNSADLWVLQDGVTNIMRGSSVLFSTMGEKLKKIDGVDTVEPVLYVLGQARANGHTSTIEIAGYLAPDKRGGPPGIVSGRRVKQSGEIVLDRSFADKCNIRIGDYVTIHKENLKVVGISSGTNMFVIQYAFTTLAQAQEILGYPGIVSCYLVSVSKSNDIDSVVTRIKKTIPGIEVYTQGEFTRNNLNEMRAGFLPILWIIAFISAFVLGTILTAILTMNITENRRSFAVMMALGSPSNFLPRFITGQALVLSLCGSLSTLVFFFPLMTILESLFPELTTETNLQQIILVQAISIAVGYISAIISIRRIRKIYPSEAFT is encoded by the coding sequence ATGTCAATTATGAAAAACACATTGAGGTACTCCCTGAAGTCGGTCATGAAGCAGCCGGTCAGGACCCTGTTCACGATCGGGTCAGGCAGTCTTTGCGCCACGTTAATGCTCTTCCTTCTCTCTGTGTATCGCGGCGTAGAGGTGGGTTCAATGACTTACATAAATCGAAACAGCGCTGACCTCTGGGTCCTCCAGGACGGGGTCACAAACATAATGCGCGGGTCGTCGGTCCTCTTTTCGACAATGGGTGAGAAGCTGAAGAAGATCGACGGTGTCGATACCGTCGAACCCGTCTTGTACGTCCTCGGACAGGCGAGGGCAAACGGACACACCTCCACAATAGAAATCGCCGGATACCTGGCACCTGACAAGCGCGGCGGTCCGCCCGGCATTGTATCCGGCAGACGCGTAAAACAATCGGGCGAGATCGTTCTTGACCGCTCGTTCGCGGACAAATGCAACATACGAATTGGGGATTACGTGACGATCCACAAGGAAAATCTGAAGGTCGTCGGGATTTCCTCAGGCACGAACATGTTCGTGATCCAGTATGCTTTCACGACACTCGCGCAAGCACAGGAGATACTTGGATATCCGGGCATCGTATCGTGTTATTTAGTGTCTGTGTCGAAATCGAACGACATCGATTCGGTAGTCACCCGCATCAAGAAGACAATCCCGGGAATCGAAGTCTACACGCAGGGAGAATTCACGAGAAACAATCTAAATGAAATGCGCGCGGGTTTCCTTCCGATACTCTGGATCATTGCATTCATCTCGGCGTTTGTGCTGGGCACGATACTCACTGCAATTCTCACAATGAATATTACCGAAAACCGCAGGAGTTTCGCTGTCATGATGGCTTTAGGTTCACCCTCAAATTTTCTACCCCGATTTATAACCGGTCAAGCTCTTGTCCTCTCGCTTTGCGGGAGTCTTTCGACACTCGTTTTCTTTTTTCCGCTCATGACAATTCTCGAGAGTCTATTTCCGGAGCTCACTACCGAAACAAATCTCCAGCAGATCATCCTGGTACAGGCCATTTCAATCGCAGTTGGTTATATAAGTGCGATCATATCCATCCGTCGAATCAGAAAAATTTATCCTTCGGAGGCATTCACATGA
- a CDS encoding T9SS type A sorting domain-containing protein translates to MVLKFGLILGICLFGIGQLSVVYGQGISSQRLGKGIGMLSSFCDSSNNTKGIDRPDGSTVGTVVDNFVVPIPEPSGLCTDGSSLWIPNYALASGPQRIYKMNIWTHQIVDSIRAPGTWMAGIAWDGSNLWALTDYPTYQDFSLVRLSSSGGISVHYPAVYSCYWSGIAWDGRSIYYGNNVCGTSPVGQKSMIYKLNPNTGAIIDSIHSPTGSVNGIVYDRGHLWYCDDYYKYIFEIDTTGNILREFPSYGGLLSGLTIAKGYLWAVDMAGIGGCRVYEIDIGLAPPIPSGPVYFPGVVGAIKFIWQPTVDSELKAYRIYRSNSDELTNAQLIDSVAGTVTTYIDSTVPHGMPFYYWISAVDSDGIESYPYSIGEASALPYLSFRLSQNYPNPFNASTTIAYEVPLNGESFNKTTTHVSINVYDILGRKMATLVDAELGPGDKSVVFNAGNLPSGVYFCRMQTAKFISARKMLLVK, encoded by the coding sequence ATGGTCTTGAAGTTTGGTTTGATTCTGGGCATATGTCTTTTCGGCATTGGTCAGTTATCCGTGGTTTATGGCCAAGGGATTTCTTCTCAGCGCCTCGGCAAAGGTATAGGGATGCTCTCGTCATTTTGCGACAGTAGCAACAATACCAAAGGGATAGATAGACCTGATGGTAGCACAGTAGGAACGGTGGTAGACAACTTTGTGGTTCCCATCCCCGAGCCAAGCGGATTGTGCACTGACGGTTCTTCGCTTTGGATCCCGAATTACGCACTGGCTAGCGGTCCTCAGAGAATCTATAAGATGAATATCTGGACGCACCAAATAGTCGATTCGATCCGTGCGCCTGGAACCTGGATGGCTGGGATCGCCTGGGATGGGAGCAATCTGTGGGCTCTGACCGACTATCCAACCTATCAAGATTTCAGTCTGGTAAGGCTATCGTCATCGGGTGGGATCTCCGTTCATTACCCCGCAGTATACTCCTGCTATTGGTCCGGGATAGCTTGGGACGGAAGAAGTATCTACTACGGGAACAACGTCTGCGGGACTTCACCAGTGGGACAGAAGAGCATGATCTACAAATTGAATCCGAACACGGGTGCGATTATCGATTCCATTCATTCTCCAACGGGAAGCGTTAACGGAATCGTTTACGATCGCGGTCATCTCTGGTACTGCGACGATTATTACAAGTACATTTTTGAAATCGACACGACTGGAAATATCCTTCGTGAGTTTCCTTCATACGGAGGATTGTTGTCAGGGTTGACGATTGCGAAAGGTTATCTGTGGGCTGTCGATATGGCGGGGATAGGTGGATGTAGAGTCTACGAGATCGACATTGGTCTCGCGCCACCTATTCCGAGTGGACCTGTTTACTTTCCAGGAGTTGTAGGTGCCATTAAGTTCATATGGCAGCCGACTGTGGATTCCGAATTGAAAGCGTACCGGATTTATAGGAGCAATTCGGACGAGTTGACTAACGCTCAACTGATTGACTCAGTCGCCGGGACCGTCACCACCTATATTGACAGCACAGTCCCGCATGGAATGCCCTTCTATTACTGGATAAGCGCAGTTGATAGCGACGGAATTGAGAGCTATCCGTACTCCATTGGAGAGGCTTCGGCTCTGCCATACCTCTCCTTTCGACTTTCCCAAAACTATCCAAATCCTTTCAACGCTAGCACCACGATAGCGTATGAAGTGCCACTCAATGGAGAGTCATTCAACAAAACGACGACACACGTAAGCATTAACGTCTATGACATACTCGGAAGGAAGATGGCGACACTAGTTGACGCGGAATTGGGACCGGGCGATAAGTCGGTCGTGTTCAACGCCGGTAATCTGCCAAGTGGAGTCTATTTTTGCAGGATGCAGACGGCGAAATTTATTTCTGCCAGGAAAATGCTTTTGGTTAAATGA
- a CDS encoding phosphatase PAP2 family protein, with protein MQNLDYDTQGGLKTVAVLGSGFLFLLTVLALLAGTRIENHDALLHKLLAADALCICSYWMLSRLPEKYSITPLIVATIGLYGFAYQMVGEMQHIFFRGWLDSSLAAFERSLMGDEPSVYLQKFMSPALTEGLMFAYVIYGLLIFTTAFACYMKSGRPAALDYLVAISLANILCDIGFVTFPVAGPLRFDPNQYSVPLQGGFFTACGEWVRVNLHLPGESLPSAHCAVAAAMMMLSFKYNKKYFFLVAPILLAVFPATVYCRYHYAADMLTGIIVGIVAVYLSPVVATAVKRIFAFEFKDSTYKETLGET; from the coding sequence ATGCAGAATCTTGATTACGATACACAGGGCGGTTTGAAAACGGTCGCGGTTTTGGGAAGCGGATTCCTGTTCCTCCTTACTGTGCTCGCACTCCTTGCCGGGACAAGAATCGAAAATCATGACGCGCTCCTGCACAAACTGTTGGCGGCGGATGCGCTCTGCATCTGCAGCTACTGGATGCTGTCTCGTCTCCCGGAAAAGTACTCAATCACTCCGCTCATCGTCGCGACGATCGGACTATACGGTTTCGCCTATCAAATGGTCGGCGAGATGCAGCACATCTTCTTTAGAGGCTGGCTCGATAGTTCCCTCGCCGCATTTGAAAGAAGTTTGATGGGCGATGAGCCCTCAGTGTATCTCCAAAAATTTATGTCACCGGCATTGACCGAAGGCTTGATGTTCGCATATGTAATTTACGGGCTCTTGATATTTACGACTGCCTTTGCGTGTTACATGAAATCGGGCAGACCCGCCGCGCTTGATTATCTTGTCGCAATATCTCTGGCAAATATTCTGTGTGACATCGGGTTCGTCACATTCCCGGTTGCCGGGCCGCTCCGCTTCGACCCGAACCAGTATTCGGTACCGCTGCAGGGAGGCTTCTTCACCGCTTGCGGCGAATGGGTGAGAGTGAACCTGCACCTCCCCGGCGAAAGTCTCCCGAGCGCTCATTGTGCTGTAGCAGCGGCAATGATGATGTTGTCATTCAAATACAACAAGAAATATTTCTTCCTTGTCGCGCCGATTCTGCTTGCTGTCTTCCCGGCAACTGTCTACTGCAGGTACCACTACGCTGCGGACATGCTTACAGGGATAATTGTCGGTATTGTCGCTGTCTATCTTTCTCCCGTCGTTGCAACTGCCGTCAAAAGAATCTTCGCATTTGAATTCAAAGACTCCACTTATAAAGAAACTCTTGGAGAGACTTAA
- a CDS encoding ABC transporter ATP-binding protein — protein MRVNDPTEVVLMERVSKTYPEDHHKINAVIETSAVFRRGQLSLILGPSGSGKTTLLMLIAGFVKPTSGTIRINGTDLASVDRKSVQAFRAEKIGFIFQNFLLLDWLTVVENVALPSEFLGESGISTKWNARAALEKVGAGHLAGRYPTNLSQGEKQRVAIARASVNTPSLLLADEPTASLDSAQGFGIIKILHSIAKTDNRCVIVASHDLRLTEYADVVFRLEDGRLRAIDVDRSAKTFTDRLQIGDTEVVDRNQIEA, from the coding sequence ATGAGAGTCAACGACCCAACTGAAGTCGTCCTGATGGAAAGGGTTTCCAAAACATACCCGGAGGATCACCACAAAATCAACGCAGTGATCGAGACATCGGCGGTTTTCCGCAGAGGACAACTTTCGCTTATCCTGGGTCCAAGTGGGAGCGGGAAAACAACATTGCTGATGCTCATTGCAGGATTTGTGAAACCTACATCGGGAACAATTCGAATCAATGGGACAGATCTTGCAAGTGTCGATCGCAAAAGCGTGCAAGCTTTCAGGGCAGAAAAGATCGGGTTCATATTCCAGAATTTTCTTCTCCTCGATTGGTTGACCGTGGTCGAGAATGTCGCCCTCCCATCGGAGTTTTTAGGAGAGAGCGGCATCTCGACAAAATGGAATGCGCGAGCGGCTCTTGAAAAAGTCGGCGCCGGTCATCTGGCCGGCCGCTATCCCACGAACCTGAGTCAGGGGGAGAAACAGCGAGTCGCGATCGCCCGCGCATCTGTGAACACGCCGTCTCTTCTCCTCGCAGACGAACCGACAGCATCTCTTGATTCCGCGCAGGGATTCGGCATAATAAAAATTCTCCATTCGATCGCGAAAACGGATAACCGCTGCGTCATTGTCGCGAGCCACGATCTGAGACTTACAGAATACGCCGATGTGGTTTTCAGGCTCGAGGACGGAAGATTGCGCGCTATCGATGTGGACCGATCCGCCAAAACTTTTACGGATCGCTTACAAATCGGTGACACGGAAGTAGTCGACAGGAATCAAATTGAAGCGTAA
- a CDS encoding NAD-dependent epimerase/dehydratase family protein: protein MKTIVTGGTGFIGTHLINRLHECGHDITCLAKDRANAARFEESGVKLVECDLNEPSTYQRHLDGAEMIFHLAGVTRAKRTNDYYEGNYLATKHFVEACLKSPHLKRFICISSLTAIGPRRNGEEITESAEYHPVSHYGKSKMMAELEVLRAADRLPATVIRPAAVYGPGDRDLYQYYKTIRLHIGLIFGRTRKYLNMVYVSDLVDGIILAAGSNLAEGEIFLLGSDKNYSTEEICNTIALVEHVHPVKVRIPEYMGYVVGAVAGAVGKCTGAATLFNVQKAREAAQTAWTCSIEKARRILDFQPKIPLDEGIAMTYDWYRKNGWLPS from the coding sequence ATGAAAACAATCGTGACAGGAGGAACGGGGTTCATCGGAACTCACCTCATCAATCGCCTTCACGAGTGCGGCCACGACATCACCTGCCTGGCTAAGGACCGCGCGAATGCCGCAAGGTTTGAAGAGTCCGGCGTGAAACTGGTCGAATGCGATCTGAACGAGCCGAGTACATACCAACGCCACCTAGACGGTGCGGAAATGATCTTTCACCTGGCCGGAGTTACTAGAGCAAAAAGAACCAACGACTATTACGAAGGCAATTATCTGGCTACGAAACATTTCGTCGAAGCTTGCTTAAAGTCGCCGCATCTGAAAAGGTTCATATGCATCAGCAGTCTTACAGCAATAGGACCTCGTCGTAACGGAGAAGAAATCACCGAGTCAGCCGAGTATCACCCCGTCTCGCATTATGGTAAGAGCAAAATGATGGCTGAACTCGAAGTGCTGCGGGCGGCGGACAGGCTGCCCGCCACAGTCATCAGACCCGCTGCCGTGTATGGACCCGGAGACAGGGACCTCTACCAATATTACAAGACGATCAGGCTTCACATAGGACTGATCTTCGGCAGAACCAGGAAATACCTGAACATGGTTTACGTCTCAGATCTTGTTGATGGTATCATCCTTGCGGCAGGAAGCAATCTGGCCGAGGGAGAAATCTTCCTTCTCGGCAGCGACAAAAATTACTCGACAGAAGAAATATGCAACACGATCGCGCTCGTCGAGCACGTTCACCCGGTGAAGGTCCGGATTCCTGAATACATGGGTTACGTAGTTGGAGCCGTGGCAGGTGCTGTCGGCAAATGCACTGGCGCAGCAACTCTCTTCAACGTGCAAAAGGCGAGAGAAGCAGCGCAGACCGCATGGACATGTTCGATTGAAAAAGCCCGGCGGATCCTGGATTTCCAGCCAAAAATTCCACTCGACGAGGGAATCGCCATGACATATGACTGGTACAGGAAAAACGGCTGGCTCCCGAGCTAA
- a CDS encoding NAD-dependent epimerase/dehydratase family protein, giving the protein MTVLVTGATGFIGRHLVRTLVERGEKVRALCRPTSDTSELRRIGAAICYGDLLNPESLYAAAHRCKRVYHLAAYARNWSRDKSDFSRMNVDGFANIIRASMRAGVDRVLHTSTIMTIGPSNGSPVIESTVRHGQLLTDYEKSKAEADKVASEYGSSGLELVTVHPTRVFGPGLLTEANSATKLIALYMTGKWRVVPGDGNAIGNYAFVDDVVKGLVLAMENGISGSRYILGGENISYDAFFNLVSEITGRKYFLIHVPATISVAIAYCELTRAKLFNGYPRITPEWAKTFLLDWASSSEKAHHELGYTITPLKQGLEATVDWINHNWTYITANL; this is encoded by the coding sequence ATGACTGTACTGGTAACCGGCGCGACAGGATTCATCGGGAGACACCTTGTGAGAACCCTTGTCGAGCGCGGCGAAAAAGTGAGGGCATTATGCAGACCGACGTCCGACACGTCTGAACTTCGTCGGATCGGCGCGGCGATTTGCTACGGCGATCTCCTGAACCCTGAAAGTCTCTACGCGGCAGCTCACAGATGCAAGCGCGTATATCATCTCGCGGCGTACGCAAGGAACTGGTCGCGTGACAAATCTGATTTTTCGAGAATGAACGTCGACGGGTTCGCGAACATCATAAGGGCCTCAATGCGAGCCGGAGTGGACAGAGTCTTGCACACATCTACGATCATGACAATCGGACCGTCCAACGGGTCCCCCGTCATTGAAAGCACCGTCCGCCATGGACAACTTCTGACCGACTATGAGAAATCAAAAGCTGAAGCCGACAAGGTTGCTTCTGAGTACGGCAGCAGCGGACTCGAATTGGTGACCGTGCATCCGACCCGTGTCTTCGGACCGGGTCTATTGACCGAAGCGAATTCCGCGACAAAACTAATTGCACTTTACATGACCGGGAAATGGCGTGTCGTTCCGGGTGACGGGAACGCGATCGGGAATTACGCATTCGTCGACGATGTCGTAAAAGGTCTGGTGCTCGCAATGGAAAACGGGATATCGGGAAGCCGCTACATACTCGGTGGAGAAAACATATCATACGACGCTTTCTTCAATCTCGTTTCAGAAATCACCGGCAGGAAATATTTCCTGATTCATGTTCCGGCCACCATTTCGGTCGCGATCGCTTATTGCGAACTGACGAGAGCAAAATTATTCAACGGTTATCCGAGGATAACGCCGGAATGGGCAAAGACATTTTTGCTCGACTGGGCGTCCTCAAGCGAGAAAGCACATCATGAACTTGGATACACGATCACCCCGCTGAAGCAAGGACTCGAGGCGACTGTCGATTGGATAAATCACAACTGGACTTACATCACGGCAAATTTATGA